From a region of the Helianthus annuus cultivar XRQ/B chromosome 5, HanXRQr2.0-SUNRISE, whole genome shotgun sequence genome:
- the LOC110940115 gene encoding asparagine synthetase [glutamine-hydrolyzing] isoform X3, whose translation MCGILAVLGCSDDSQTKRARVLELSRRLKHRGPDWSGLYQRDGCFIAHQRLAIVDPASGDQPLYNEDKTIVVAVNGEIYNHEDLRSHLPRHKFKTGSDCEVIAHLYEEYGENFVNMLDGMFSFVLLDTHDNSFISARDAIGITPLYIGWALDGSVWVSSELKGLNDECEHFEVFPPGHLFSSKTGGFKRWYNPPWFNETIPSAPYDPIALRHALESAVIKRLMTDVPFGVLLSGGLDSSLVASIAARHLSGTKAAKLWGAQLHSFSVGLEGSPDLKAAAEVADCLGTVHHEFHFSVQDGIDAIEDVIYHIETYDVTTVRASTPMFLMARKIKSLGVKMVISGEGADEIFGGYLYFHKAPNKEEFHRETCRKIKAIHLYDCLRANKSTSAWGVEARVPFLDKEFINVVMSIDPEMKMIDTEKNRIEKWILRKAFDDEDHPYLPKHILYRQKEQFSDGVGYSWIDGLKDHAELHVTDKMMLNASHIYPHNTPQTKEAYYYRMTFEQFFPQNSAILTVPGGASVACSTAKAIEWDAAWSNHLDPSGRAALGVHDSAYEVNHRPELQRSRDSGSGCF comes from the exons ATGTGTGGAATACTGGCAGTGCTGGGTTGCTCCGACGATTCTCAGACCAAAAGGGCTCGAGTCCTTGAGCTGTCTCGCAGGCTAAAGCACCGTGGTCCGGATTGGAGTGGGCTGTATCAGCGTGATGGTTGCTTTATAGCTCATCAACGGCTAGCCATTGTTGACCCTGCCTCCGGAGATCAACCCCTCTATAACGAAGATAAAACTATAGTTGTAGCG GTGAATGGTGAGATATACAACCATGAGGATCTACGCAGTCATTTGCCTCGTCATAAATTTAAAACTGGAAGTGATTGTGAAGTTATTGCACATCTT TACGAGGAGTACGGAGAAAACTTTGTTAACATGTTGGACGGGATGTTTTCCTTCGTGTTACTCGACACCCATGATAACAGCTTCATTTCTGCTCGTGATGCTATCGGGATCACACCCCTCTACATCGGTTGGGCACTTGACG GTTCGGTTTGGGTGTCATCTGAGCTAAAAGGTTTAAATGATGAATGTGAGCATTTTGAAGTGTTTCCGCCAGGACACTTGTTCTCGAGCAAAACAGGCGGTTTTAAGAGGTGGTACAACCCTCCATGGTTCAACGAGACGATTCCATCTGCTCCTTATGATCCCATTGCTCTAAGACACGCGTTAGAAAGC GCCGTGATCAAAAGGCTCATGACAGATGTACCCTTTGGAGTTCTTCTATCCGGAGGGTTAGATTCGTCATTGGTTGCATCGATCGCAGCTCGTCATTTGTCTGGTACAAAAGCCGCCAAGCTGTGGGGAGCTCAACTTCATTCTTTTTCGGTTGGTCTTGAG GGTTCACCAGACCTAAAGGCTGCAGCAGAGGTAGCTGATTGTTTGGGGACGGTTCATCATGAGTTTCACTTCAGTGTTCAA GACGGTATTGATGCAATAGAAGATGTAATATACCATATTGAAACATACGACGTGACAACGGTTAGAGCTAGCACCCCGATGTTTCTAATGGCGCGTAAGATCAAGTCCCTTGGAGTGAAAATGGTGATCTCTGGTGAGGGTGCAGATGAGATATTTGGCGGGTATTTGTATTTCCATAAGGCACCCAACAAGGAAGAGTTCCACCGGGAAACTTGTCGCAAG ATCAAAGCAATTCATCTGTATGACTGCTTGAGAGCTAACAAGTCGACATCCGCTTGGGGTGTGGAAGCACGAGTCCCGTTTCTAGATAAAGAGTTCATCAATGTGGTTATGAGTATCGACCCCGAAATGAAAATG ATTGATACGGAGAAAAACCGCATAGAAAAGTGGATTCTTCGAAAGGCTTTCGACGATGAAGATCATCCGTATTTACCAAAG CATATTTTGTATAGGCAGAAAGAGCAGTTTAGTGATGGGGTCGGGTATAGCTGGATCGATGGACTAAAAGACCATGCGGAACTTCAT GTGACTGATAAAATGATGCTTAACGCGTCACATATCTACCCTCACAACACACCACAAACAAAAGAAGCATATTACTACCGGATGACCTTTGAACAGTTTTTCCCTCAG AATTCGGCGATCTTAACCGTGCCAGGTGGTGCGAGTGTGGCTTGCAGCACTGCAAAAGCAATTGAATGGGACGCTGCATGGTCCAACCATCTTGACCCTTCAGGCAGAGCTGCTCTTGGAGTTCATGATTCGGCCTATGAGGTTAATCACCGTCCAGAA TTGCAACGAAGCCGAGATTCAGGCTCAGGGTGTTTTTAA
- the LOC110940117 gene encoding protein PMR5, whose translation MAAILSINSAKPISCWISILLFLNFTLLSTSYLLVHHLNNNDHNYHHSRPTLHSNNSRCSLFMGTWVHDDSYPVYQSSACPVIDPDFNCQMYGRPDSDYLKYRWQPANCNLPRFNGLEFLEKMKGKTIMFVGDSLGRNQWESLICLTWSSVPRVATQVMRGYPLSTFKFLDYDVTLSYYKAQYLVDIDSVGGRRVLKLEDISENARAWTGVDVLMFNTGHWWSHTGATQGWDVMESGGSLYQDMDRMVAMETAVRTWGRWVDSNIDTSKTRVFFQSFSPTHYIPSEWSGSANTKNCYGETAPVSASVFSGVYPNEMKVVDAVLKEMQTPVYLLDITTLSAMRKDAHPSIYSGDTSTGQKSNPNGTPDCTHWCLPGLPDTWNQLFYTALFF comes from the exons ATGGCTGCTATTCTATCAATCAACTCTGCTAAACCCATTTCATGTTGGATCTCCATTCTACTATTCCTCAATTTCACCTTATTATCTACATCATACTTGCTAGTTCACCATCTCAACAACAATGACCACAACTATCACCACTCACGACCAACCCTACATTCCAATAACTCCCGCTGCTCTCTCTTCATGGGCACTTGGGTCCACGACGATTCCTACCCGGTCTACCAGTCCTCCGCTTGCCCCGTTATCGATCCCGATTTTAATTGCCAAATGTACGGCCGACCCGACTCCGATTACCTCAAGTACCGCTGGCAACCCGCCAATTGTAACCTCCCCAG GTTCAACGGGCTCGAGTTTTTGGAAAAAATGAAAGGGAAAACAATAATGTTTGTGGGAGACTCGTTAGGGAGGAACCAATGGGAGTCGTTGATTTGTCTGACGTGGTCATCGGTGCCACGTGTCGCCACACAGGTGATGAGAGGATATCCGCTTTCTACATTTAAGTTTTTG GATTACGATGTAACATTGTCGTATTACAAAGCACAGTATTTGGTGGATATTGATTCTGTGGGTGGTCGTAGGGTGCTTAAACTTGAGGACATTTCCGAAAACGCCCGTGCATGGACGGGCGTTGATGTTCTCATGTTTAACACCGGTCACTGGTGGAGCCACACGGGCGCCACCCAAGG GTGGGACGTGATGGAATCCGGTGGGTCGCTGTACCAGGATATGGACCGTATGGTTGCGATGGAAACGGCTGTAAGGACGTGGGGCCGGTGGGTTGATTCGAATATTGACACTAGTAAAACACGAGTTTTTTTCCAGTCGTTCTCGCCTACTCATTACAT CCCATCAGAATGGAGTGGATCGGCCAACACGAAGAACTGCTACGGCGAGACGGCACCAGTGAGCGCATCGGTATTCTCAGGGGTGTACCCGAACGAGATGAAGGTGGTGGACGCCGTGCTAAAAGAAATGCAAACCCCGGTTTACTTGCTTGACATCACAACTCTATCGGCGATGAGAAAAGATGCGCACCCGTCAATCTACAGCGGGGACACGAGCACTGGTCAAAAGTCCAACCCCAACGGCACCCCTGACTGCACCCATTGGTGTCTTCCCGGGTTACCCGATACGTGGAACCAACTCTTCTACACCGCCTTGTTCTTTTAG
- the LOC110940115 gene encoding asparagine synthetase [glutamine-hydrolyzing] isoform X1, translated as MCGILAVLGCSDDSQTKRARVLELSRRLKHRGPDWSGLYQRDGCFIAHQRLAIVDPASGDQPLYNEDKTIVVAVNGEIYNHEDLRSHLPRHKFKTGSDCEVIAHLYEEYGENFVNMLDGMFSFVLLDTHDNSFISARDAIGITPLYIGWALDGSVWVSSELKGLNDECEHFEVFPPGHLFSSKTGGFKRWYNPPWFNETIPSAPYDPIALRHALESAVIKRLMTDVPFGVLLSGGLDSSLVASIAARHLSGTKAAKLWGAQLHSFSVGLEGSPDLKAAAEVADCLGTVHHEFHFSVQDGIDAIEDVIYHIETYDVTTVRASTPMFLMARKIKSLGVKMVISGEGADEIFGGYLYFHKAPNKEEFHRETCRKIKAIHLYDCLRANKSTSAWGVEARVPFLDKEFINVVMSIDPEMKMHILYRQKEQFSDGVGYSWIDGLKDHAELHVTDKMMLNASHIYPHNTPQTKEAYYYRMTFEQFFPQNSAILTVPGGASVACSTAKAIEWDAAWSNHLDPSGRAALGVHDSAYEVNHRPELQRSRDSGSGCF; from the exons ATGTGTGGAATACTGGCAGTGCTGGGTTGCTCCGACGATTCTCAGACCAAAAGGGCTCGAGTCCTTGAGCTGTCTCGCAGGCTAAAGCACCGTGGTCCGGATTGGAGTGGGCTGTATCAGCGTGATGGTTGCTTTATAGCTCATCAACGGCTAGCCATTGTTGACCCTGCCTCCGGAGATCAACCCCTCTATAACGAAGATAAAACTATAGTTGTAGCG GTGAATGGTGAGATATACAACCATGAGGATCTACGCAGTCATTTGCCTCGTCATAAATTTAAAACTGGAAGTGATTGTGAAGTTATTGCACATCTT TACGAGGAGTACGGAGAAAACTTTGTTAACATGTTGGACGGGATGTTTTCCTTCGTGTTACTCGACACCCATGATAACAGCTTCATTTCTGCTCGTGATGCTATCGGGATCACACCCCTCTACATCGGTTGGGCACTTGACG GTTCGGTTTGGGTGTCATCTGAGCTAAAAGGTTTAAATGATGAATGTGAGCATTTTGAAGTGTTTCCGCCAGGACACTTGTTCTCGAGCAAAACAGGCGGTTTTAAGAGGTGGTACAACCCTCCATGGTTCAACGAGACGATTCCATCTGCTCCTTATGATCCCATTGCTCTAAGACACGCGTTAGAAAGC GCCGTGATCAAAAGGCTCATGACAGATGTACCCTTTGGAGTTCTTCTATCCGGAGGGTTAGATTCGTCATTGGTTGCATCGATCGCAGCTCGTCATTTGTCTGGTACAAAAGCCGCCAAGCTGTGGGGAGCTCAACTTCATTCTTTTTCGGTTGGTCTTGAG GGTTCACCAGACCTAAAGGCTGCAGCAGAGGTAGCTGATTGTTTGGGGACGGTTCATCATGAGTTTCACTTCAGTGTTCAA GACGGTATTGATGCAATAGAAGATGTAATATACCATATTGAAACATACGACGTGACAACGGTTAGAGCTAGCACCCCGATGTTTCTAATGGCGCGTAAGATCAAGTCCCTTGGAGTGAAAATGGTGATCTCTGGTGAGGGTGCAGATGAGATATTTGGCGGGTATTTGTATTTCCATAAGGCACCCAACAAGGAAGAGTTCCACCGGGAAACTTGTCGCAAG ATCAAAGCAATTCATCTGTATGACTGCTTGAGAGCTAACAAGTCGACATCCGCTTGGGGTGTGGAAGCACGAGTCCCGTTTCTAGATAAAGAGTTCATCAATGTGGTTATGAGTATCGACCCCGAAATGAAAATG CATATTTTGTATAGGCAGAAAGAGCAGTTTAGTGATGGGGTCGGGTATAGCTGGATCGATGGACTAAAAGACCATGCGGAACTTCAT GTGACTGATAAAATGATGCTTAACGCGTCACATATCTACCCTCACAACACACCACAAACAAAAGAAGCATATTACTACCGGATGACCTTTGAACAGTTTTTCCCTCAG AATTCGGCGATCTTAACCGTGCCAGGTGGTGCGAGTGTGGCTTGCAGCACTGCAAAAGCAATTGAATGGGACGCTGCATGGTCCAACCATCTTGACCCTTCAGGCAGAGCTGCTCTTGGAGTTCATGATTCGGCCTATGAGGTTAATCACCGTCCAGAA TTGCAACGAAGCCGAGATTCAGGCTCAGGGTGTTTTTAA
- the LOC110940115 gene encoding asparagine synthetase [glutamine-hydrolyzing] isoform X2: MCGILAVLGCSDDSQTKRARVLELSRRLKHRGPDWSGLYQRDGCFIAHQRLAIVDPASGDQPLYNEDKTIVVAVNGEIYNHEDLRSHLPRHKFKTGSDCEVIAHLYEEYGENFVNMLDGMFSFVLLDTHDNSFISARDAIGITPLYIGWALDGSVWVSSELKGLNDECEHFEVFPPGHLFSSKTGGFKRWYNPPWFNETIPSAPYDPIALRHALESAVIKRLMTDVPFGVLLSGGLDSSLVASIAARHLSGTKAAKLWGAQLHSFSVGLEGSPDLKAAAEVADCLGTVHHEFHFSVQDGIDAIEDVIYHIETYDVTTVRASTPMFLMARKIKSLGVKMVISGEGADEIFGGYLYFHKAPNKEEFHRETCRKIKAIHLYDCLRANKSTSAWGVEARVPFLDKEFINVVMSIDPEMKMHILYRQKEQFSDGVGYSWIDGLKDHAELHNSAILTVPGGASVACSTAKAIEWDAAWSNHLDPSGRAALGVHDSAYEVNHRPELQRSRDSGSGCF; encoded by the exons ATGTGTGGAATACTGGCAGTGCTGGGTTGCTCCGACGATTCTCAGACCAAAAGGGCTCGAGTCCTTGAGCTGTCTCGCAGGCTAAAGCACCGTGGTCCGGATTGGAGTGGGCTGTATCAGCGTGATGGTTGCTTTATAGCTCATCAACGGCTAGCCATTGTTGACCCTGCCTCCGGAGATCAACCCCTCTATAACGAAGATAAAACTATAGTTGTAGCG GTGAATGGTGAGATATACAACCATGAGGATCTACGCAGTCATTTGCCTCGTCATAAATTTAAAACTGGAAGTGATTGTGAAGTTATTGCACATCTT TACGAGGAGTACGGAGAAAACTTTGTTAACATGTTGGACGGGATGTTTTCCTTCGTGTTACTCGACACCCATGATAACAGCTTCATTTCTGCTCGTGATGCTATCGGGATCACACCCCTCTACATCGGTTGGGCACTTGACG GTTCGGTTTGGGTGTCATCTGAGCTAAAAGGTTTAAATGATGAATGTGAGCATTTTGAAGTGTTTCCGCCAGGACACTTGTTCTCGAGCAAAACAGGCGGTTTTAAGAGGTGGTACAACCCTCCATGGTTCAACGAGACGATTCCATCTGCTCCTTATGATCCCATTGCTCTAAGACACGCGTTAGAAAGC GCCGTGATCAAAAGGCTCATGACAGATGTACCCTTTGGAGTTCTTCTATCCGGAGGGTTAGATTCGTCATTGGTTGCATCGATCGCAGCTCGTCATTTGTCTGGTACAAAAGCCGCCAAGCTGTGGGGAGCTCAACTTCATTCTTTTTCGGTTGGTCTTGAG GGTTCACCAGACCTAAAGGCTGCAGCAGAGGTAGCTGATTGTTTGGGGACGGTTCATCATGAGTTTCACTTCAGTGTTCAA GACGGTATTGATGCAATAGAAGATGTAATATACCATATTGAAACATACGACGTGACAACGGTTAGAGCTAGCACCCCGATGTTTCTAATGGCGCGTAAGATCAAGTCCCTTGGAGTGAAAATGGTGATCTCTGGTGAGGGTGCAGATGAGATATTTGGCGGGTATTTGTATTTCCATAAGGCACCCAACAAGGAAGAGTTCCACCGGGAAACTTGTCGCAAG ATCAAAGCAATTCATCTGTATGACTGCTTGAGAGCTAACAAGTCGACATCCGCTTGGGGTGTGGAAGCACGAGTCCCGTTTCTAGATAAAGAGTTCATCAATGTGGTTATGAGTATCGACCCCGAAATGAAAATG CATATTTTGTATAGGCAGAAAGAGCAGTTTAGTGATGGGGTCGGGTATAGCTGGATCGATGGACTAAAAGACCATGCGGAACTTCAT AATTCGGCGATCTTAACCGTGCCAGGTGGTGCGAGTGTGGCTTGCAGCACTGCAAAAGCAATTGAATGGGACGCTGCATGGTCCAACCATCTTGACCCTTCAGGCAGAGCTGCTCTTGGAGTTCATGATTCGGCCTATGAGGTTAATCACCGTCCAGAA TTGCAACGAAGCCGAGATTCAGGCTCAGGGTGTTTTTAA